One genomic window of Fusarium keratoplasticum isolate Fu6.1 chromosome 3, whole genome shotgun sequence includes the following:
- a CDS encoding Actin-related protein 2/3 complex subunit 4: MSQSLRPYLQCVRSSLTAALTLSNFASQTAERHNVPEIEAQTSPEVLLQPLTIARNENERVLIEPSINSVRISIKIKQADEIEHILVHKFTRFLTQRAESFFILRRKPIKGYDISFLITNFHTEEMLKHKLVDFIIQFMEEVDKEISEMKLFLNARARFVAESFLTPFD, translated from the exons ATG TCTCAATCACTCCGACCTTACCTGCAATGTGTACGCAGCAGCTTGACCGCCGCCCTCACCCTGTCCAACTTTGCCTCCCAGACGGCCGAGCGACACAATGTCCCCGAGATTGAGGCCCAGACGTCCCCCGAGGTCCTCCTGCAGCCCCTGACCATTGCGCGCAACGAGAACGAGCGCGTCCTGATCGAGCCCAGCATCAACTCTGTccgcatcagcatcaagatcaagcaggcCGACGAGATTGAGCACATTCTGGTCCACAAGTTTACGAGATTCCTGACGCAACGTGCCGAGTCGTTCTTTATCCTGCGGAGGAAGCCCATCAAG GGTTACgacatctccttcttgataACAAACTTCCACACCGAGGAGATGCTTAAGCACAAGCTTGTGGACTTTATCATTCAGTTtatggaggaggttgacaagGAGATCTCTGAGATGAAGCTATTT TTGAACGCCCGAGCACGATTCGTGGCCGAGTCTTTCCTTACACCT TTTGACTAA
- a CDS encoding Ubiquitin carboxyl-terminal hydrolase — protein sequence MASISVVVKHQGKKHDVEVDPNSTGEDFKLQMYSLTNVEPERQKILIKGGQLKDDADMSKLNLKPGQLIMMMGTPASGDIVRPKDAVKFVEDMTEAEQAQQVGATPAGLMNLGNTCYLNSTLQTLRLIPELQDALSKYTPDAASGSLLLGGSSNDLAGHLANLYKKMSETQDSFPPLNFLNALRIVYPQFAEKSKTGHGYAQQDAEEAWTQIVQQLSQKLRIKDEDSSDTSFVQKYMSGEFSSVMECDEEEARNGGEQPITSTESFGKLNCHIDSSTNHLRDGIIAALSEKLEKNSEVLGRDAVYTKTSKISRAPKYLTVHFVRFFWKRETQKKAKIMRKVTFPKELDIVEFCSDELKKALVPVRDKVREIRKDEEDIERARKRRKKNVDVGDIPGGAALPSEKEKKEAEKTADGDTVMGEEGETYKTDAEIEAEKNASLLEAKKELYALINPDLRQDDGANQSGLYELRGVVTHQGASADSGHYTSYVKKAAPIDPKTGKKGEEDGKWWWFNDDKVSEVPAEKIETLAGGGESHSALILLYRAIPLPTAEGTEE from the exons ATGGCGTCCATATCAG TTGTCGTGAAGCATCAGGGCAAGAAACACGATGTCGAGGTCGACCCGAACTCCACCGGCGAGGACTTTAAGCTCCAGATGTACAGCCTGACAAATGTCGAGCCCGAGCGACAAAAGATCCTGATCAAGGGAGGACAGCTCAAGGACGATGCGGACATGAGCAAGCTGAACCTTAAGCCTGGTCAGCTtatcatgatgatgggtACTCCCGCCTCTGGAGATATCGTCCGACCCAAGGATGCtgtcaagtttgtcgaggACATGACAGAGGCTGAGCAGGCTCAGCAGGTTGGCGCCACACCTGCCGGCCTGATGAACCTGGGAAACACTTGCTACCTCAACTCTACCCTCCAGACTCTGCGTCTGATCCCGGAACTTCAAGATGCCCTGTCCAAGTACACCCCGGACGCGGCTTCTGGTAGCCTCCTCTTGGGTGGCTCTTCAAACGATCTGGCCGGCCACCTGGCCAATCTGTATAAGAAGATGAGCGAAACGCAAGATTCTTTCCCCCCTCTGAACTTCCTCAACGCCCTACGGATTGTCTACCCCCAGTTTGCCGAAAAGTCCAAGACGGGTCACGGCTACGCCCAGCAGGACGCTGAGGAGGCCTGGACGCAAATTGTTCAAcagctgagccagaagcTTCGCATCAAGGATGAAGACTCATCCGACACGTCGTTTGTGCAAAAGTACATGTCGGGCGAATTCTCGTCGGTTATGGAGtgtgacgaggaggaggcccgCAACGGCGGCGAGCAGCCCATTACCAGCACTGAAAGCTTCGGAAAGCTCAACTGCCACATCGACAGCTCAACCAACCATCTGCGAGATGGCATCATCGCTGCTCTGAgtgagaagctggagaagaactCAGAGGTCCTCGGCCGCGATGCCGTCTACACCAAGACGTCCAAGATCTCGCGGGCCCCCAAGTACCTCACGGTACACTTTGTTcgcttcttctggaagcgAGAGACtcagaagaaggccaagatcatgcGAAAGGTGACCTTCCCTAAGGAGCTTGATATTGTCGAGTTTTGTTCGGATGAGCTGAAGAAGGCTCTGGTCCCTGTTCGTGACAAGGTCCGTGAGATTcgcaaggacgaggaggatatTGAGCGTGCCCGCAAGCGACGCAAGAAGAATGTTGATGTCGGCGACATTCCAGGCGGTGCCGCTCTCCCTtctgagaaggagaagaaggaggccgagaagacggcTGACGGCGACACTGtgatgggagaggagggtgagaCCTACAAGACGGATGCCGAGattgaggccgagaagaatgCCTCTCTCttggaggccaagaaggagctcTATGCCCTCATCAACCCCGATCTCCGCCAGGACGACGGTGCTAACCAGTCCGGTCTGTATGAGCTCCGAGGTGTCGTGACGCATCAGGGTGCCAGTGCCGACAGTGGCCACTACACTTCATacgtcaagaaggccgcccCTATCGACCCCAAGACtggcaagaagggcgaggaggacggcaagtggtggtggttcaACGACGACAAAGTCTCCGAAGTACCAGCAGAGAAGATTGAGACCCTCGCCGGCGGTGGTGAGTCTCATTCTGCTCTCATCCTGCTGTACCGGGCCATCCCTCTGCCAACTGCTGAGGGCACCGAGGAGTAA
- a CDS encoding Phosphatidylinositol transfer protein SFH5, with amino-acid sequence MAAEQDKTTAAPPAETPAAPAVADAPAEGHAEVPAKAADEKPIEDAGPSAPETPLTKLNGRLDDIFNQTSHKEMWGVQLSNIDHVPTKVVLQKFLRANNDDVAAAEKQLTNALTWRKNMNPTALVTKTFNKKKFDDLGFVTVHKGESGKETIITWNIYGAVKDNKATFGDVQEFIKWRAAIMELSVQKLKLDQVTEPIPEGGEDPYQMIQVHDYQNVSFFRMDPAVKAASKETIAIFSMAYPELLAHKYFVNVPAIMGWMFGAMKLFLAPATLRKFHPMTSGTTLATELKDIVSTLPKEYGGQGPSVKEGLKVSLAQEGEAPTKAPATETSAAEAAPVAEPASVAESTPAAEPAPAPIPAPVEAAKEETAEKATESAGEKPVEESLEKLTLKPVEEAPETDKETAPAAETEKKEVAPAVESEKKEPVPVSEADKKETAA; translated from the exons atggctgccgAACAGGACAAGACCACTGCCGCTCCCCCTGCGGAGACTCCCGCTGCTCCCGCTGTAGCTGACGCCCCCGCTGAGGGTCACGCTGAAGTTCCCGCAAAGGCCGCCGATGAGAAACCCATCGAGGATGCTGGCCCTTCTGCCCCAGAGACGCCTctcaccaagctcaacggTCGTCTTGATGACATTTTTAACCAGACCTCTCACAAGGAGATGTGGGGTGTGCAGCTCTCCAACATCGATCACGTACCCACAAAGGTTGTGCTCCAGAAGTTCCTGCGCGCCAACAACGACGATGTCGCTGCCGCTGAGAAGCAGCTCACCAATGCCCTCACGTGGCGCAAGAACATGAACCCTACTGCCCTCGTCACCAAGAccttcaacaagaagaagtttgACGACCTTGGATTCGTCACCGTCCACAAGGGCGAGAGCGGCAAggagaccatcatcacctgGAACATCTATGGTGCtgtcaaggacaacaaggccACCTTTGGCGACGTCCAGGA GTTCATCAAGTGGCGAGCTGCCATCATGGAGCTCAGCGttcagaagctcaagcttgacCAGGTCACCGAGCCTATCcccgagggcggcgaggaccCCTACCAGATGATCCAGGTTCACGACTACCAGAACGTCAGCTTCTTCCGCATGGATCctgccgtcaaggccgccagcaaggagaccatcgccatcttctccatggcCTACCCTGAGCTGCTTGCTCACAAGTACTTTGTCAACGTTCCCGCCATCATGGGCTGGATGTTTGGAGCTATGaagctcttcctcgccccTGCCACCCTCCGCAAGTTCCACCCCATGACCTCGGGCACCACTCTGGCTACTGAGCTTAAGGACATTGTTTCCACTCTTCCCAAGGAGTATGGTGGCCAGGGCCCCAGTGTCAAGGAGGGTCTTAAGGTTTCCCTGGCTCAGGAGGGCGAGGCTCCTACCAAGGCTCCCGCTACTGAGACCTccgctgctgaggctgctccCGTCGCCGAGCCCGCCTCTGTTGCCGAATCTACTCCTGCTGCCGAGCCTGCTCCGGCTCCTATCCCGGCTCCTgttgaggctgccaaggaggagacagccgagaaggccaccgagaGCGCTGGTGAAAAGCCTGTTGAGGAGtccttggagaagctgacTCTGAAGCCCGTTGAGGAGGCACCTGAGACCGACAAGGAGACTGCTCCTGCTGCCGAgaccgagaagaaggaggtcgCCCCTGCTGTTGAgtcagagaagaaggagcctgTCCCGGTTTCCGAGGCTGATAAGAAGGAGACGGCCGCCTAA